From one Geoalkalibacter halelectricus genomic stretch:
- a CDS encoding 4Fe-4S dicluster domain-containing protein has product MNQILTDPAGRLPLDEPRWRRMTRAEIEHFVRALQSAFEVVGVQEQGNRLTLARLDDPAALILEFPPHVHSPKKFLFPNWEKLFRFRLGGGVLLEPERAATPRVIFGMHPCDLHAVQVLDNCLFEGEADSAYRAKREVTILIGVDCVPDNHCFCTSMGTDRVAEGFDLFFHRLDGGAYLVQTGSKRGEALLCRYAPLVGERPSEPPLPLQVKQCPTRLDFPFESLAPLLEKVYEHPVWEEVGERCLGCGACTMLCPTCYCFNVEDRLDLNLAGGERVRTWDSCQFDQFTKVAGGGEFRGDQGDRQRHRFFRKYKYLWDKYQRTACVGCGRCSRECLSRIEPVPLLNRLFDEQARPALNLAPGAEYRPRLAEILYVAQLTETEKLFRLRLPESIEFQPGEFLEISVFGLGEAPFTIASAPIPGDEVDVVVRAAGTLTQAMHRLKPGDTVGVRGPFGKGFSLEDFLGRDVLLVAGGMGLITLRSLLLGILARRERFGRVLLLYGARTVGHFLFRDELLAWHRGGEIDSRFAALGGDNSWIVTRGDITHLFKDLDVVAERTTAAVSGPARMYRCVNPLLFRLGIAEERLFLNLERHMKCGLGKCGKCRINDICVCESGPIFPYTRVKHLKEAIER; this is encoded by the coding sequence ATGAATCAGATTCTCACCGATCCCGCCGGGCGGCTGCCCCTGGATGAGCCGCGCTGGCGGCGTATGACTCGTGCCGAAATCGAGCATTTCGTGCGCGCCTTGCAAAGTGCCTTCGAGGTCGTGGGGGTGCAGGAGCAGGGCAACCGCCTGACCCTGGCGCGCCTGGACGATCCCGCGGCGCTGATTCTGGAATTCCCCCCCCACGTCCACTCACCGAAGAAATTTCTCTTTCCCAACTGGGAGAAGTTGTTTCGCTTTCGCCTGGGCGGCGGCGTGCTGCTCGAACCCGAGCGCGCCGCCACCCCGCGGGTGATTTTCGGCATGCATCCCTGCGACCTGCATGCGGTGCAGGTGCTCGATAACTGCCTGTTCGAAGGAGAAGCCGACAGCGCCTACCGCGCCAAGCGCGAAGTGACCATCCTCATCGGCGTCGACTGCGTGCCCGACAATCACTGCTTTTGCACCAGCATGGGCACCGATCGTGTCGCCGAGGGCTTCGATCTGTTTTTTCATCGCCTGGACGGCGGCGCCTATCTGGTGCAGACCGGCAGCAAACGCGGCGAGGCGCTGTTGTGTCGTTACGCGCCCTTGGTGGGCGAACGTCCGAGCGAGCCGCCGCTGCCCTTGCAGGTCAAGCAGTGTCCGACGCGGCTGGACTTTCCCTTTGAGTCCCTGGCGCCGCTGCTGGAGAAGGTCTACGAGCATCCGGTGTGGGAGGAGGTGGGCGAACGCTGCCTGGGGTGCGGCGCCTGCACCATGCTGTGCCCGACCTGTTACTGCTTCAACGTCGAGGATCGCCTCGATCTCAATCTGGCCGGGGGCGAACGGGTGCGCACCTGGGATTCCTGCCAGTTCGATCAGTTCACCAAGGTGGCGGGCGGCGGTGAGTTCCGCGGCGATCAGGGCGATCGCCAGCGCCACCGCTTCTTTCGCAAATACAAATATCTCTGGGATAAGTACCAACGCACCGCCTGTGTCGGCTGCGGCCGCTGCAGCCGCGAGTGCCTGAGCCGCATCGAGCCGGTGCCCCTGCTCAATCGCCTGTTCGACGAGCAGGCGCGCCCCGCCCTGAATCTGGCGCCAGGTGCCGAATACCGTCCGCGCCTGGCGGAAATTCTTTATGTGGCGCAACTGACGGAGACGGAAAAGCTATTTCGCCTGCGCCTGCCCGAATCCATTGAGTTTCAGCCCGGGGAATTTCTCGAGATCAGCGTCTTCGGCCTGGGGGAAGCCCCCTTCACCATCGCTTCGGCACCGATACCCGGCGACGAGGTCGATGTTGTGGTGCGCGCCGCCGGCACCCTGACCCAGGCCATGCACCGTCTCAAGCCGGGCGATACGGTGGGGGTGCGTGGTCCCTTCGGCAAGGGCTTTTCCCTGGAGGATTTCCTCGGCCGCGACGTGCTGCTGGTGGCGGGCGGCATGGGCTTGATCACCCTGCGCTCGCTCTTGTTGGGCATTTTGGCGCGGCGCGAGCGTTTCGGTCGGGTTTTGCTGCTCTACGGCGCGCGCACCGTCGGCCATTTTCTGTTTCGCGATGAGTTGCTGGCCTGGCATCGCGGCGGCGAAATCGACAGCCGCTTCGCCGCCCTCGGCGGAGACAATTCCTGGATCGTAACGCGCGGCGACATTACCCATCTTTTCAAGGATCTCGACGTCGTCGCCGAGCGCACCACCGCCGCGGTGTCGGGCCCGGCGCGCATGTACCGCTGCGTCAATCCGCTGTTGTTTCGCCTGGGCATCGCCGAGGAGCGCTTGTTTCTCAACCTGGAACGCCACATGAAATGCGGCCTGGGCAAGTGCGGCAAATGCCGTATCAACGACATTTGCGTGTGCGAGAGCGGGCCGATTTTTCCCTACACGCGGGTCAAGCACCTCAAGGAGGCCATTGAGCGATGA
- a CDS encoding NADH-quinone oxidoreductase subunit B family protein, protein MKPRIGFFDFTCCEGCQLTILNLEDEFLELLELVEIVEFREIMTGEAAALDIAFVEGSIASPDEAARLQRIRERSRTLVALGACADNAGVNALSHFCPPDELSNSAYGRKVADMEQRLPRPLECFVPVDARVPGCPIDGREFLGLLQALLVGRTPELPAYAVCVECKLREYPCTFDQGTVCLGPVTRAGCNALCLAGGDRCRGCRGLVDNPRSQPYRRILEQHGLTVEDILAEFRVFNLPPEKS, encoded by the coding sequence ATGAAGCCGCGCATCGGGTTTTTCGATTTCACCTGCTGCGAGGGCTGCCAGCTCACCATCCTCAATCTTGAGGATGAGTTTCTCGAACTGCTGGAGCTGGTGGAGATCGTCGAATTTCGCGAGATTATGACGGGGGAGGCGGCCGCCCTGGACATCGCCTTCGTCGAGGGCAGCATCGCCTCGCCGGACGAAGCGGCGCGCCTGCAACGCATCCGCGAGCGCAGCCGCACCCTGGTCGCCCTCGGCGCCTGCGCCGACAATGCCGGGGTCAACGCCCTGAGCCATTTCTGCCCTCCCGACGAGCTGAGCAACAGCGCCTACGGGCGCAAGGTGGCGGATATGGAACAACGCCTGCCGCGCCCCCTGGAGTGTTTCGTGCCGGTGGATGCGCGCGTACCCGGCTGCCCCATCGACGGCCGCGAATTTCTCGGTTTGCTGCAGGCCCTGCTGGTGGGACGCACTCCGGAGCTGCCCGCTTACGCGGTGTGCGTCGAGTGCAAACTCAGGGAATATCCCTGCACTTTTGACCAGGGCACCGTCTGTCTGGGGCCGGTGACGCGCGCCGGGTGCAATGCCCTGTGCCTGGCCGGCGGTGATCGCTGCCGCGGCTGCCGCGGCCTGGTGGACAATCCCCGCTCCCAACCCTACCGCCGGATTCTTGAGCAGCACGGCTTGACGGTGGAGGATATTCTGGCGGAGTTTCGGGTGTTCAATCTGCCGCCGGAGAAATCTTAG
- a CDS encoding HypC/HybG/HupF family hydrogenase formation chaperone produces MCLGIPMQIQTIDGDLAVCEIDGVQREASLMLLADPVAVGDFVLIHAGFAISKLDEEDAQATIDLFRQILAQGGGVE; encoded by the coding sequence ATGTGCCTGGGAATACCAATGCAGATCCAGACCATCGACGGTGATCTGGCCGTGTGTGAAATCGACGGCGTGCAGCGCGAGGCGTCGCTGATGCTGCTCGCCGATCCGGTGGCGGTGGGCGACTTCGTGCTGATCCACGCGGGCTTTGCCATCAGCAAGCTCGATGAGGAAGACGCCCAGGCCACCATTGACCTGTTCCGCCAGATTCTCGCCCAGGGCGGGGGCGTGGAATGA
- the hypB gene encoding hydrogenase nickel incorporation protein HypB — MCIDCGCGPTDHHHHHHEPGHAQDHGHDHGHSHDQGRRTLRIEEDILAKNNRLAGNNRARFGAKGLFVLNLVSSPGSGKTSILERTLRDLAGNIAFAVLEGDQQTDQDAARIAATGVPVHQINTGAGCHLDAHMVGHGVEHFDLDATDILMIENVGNLVCPAAFDLGEDHKVAVLSVTEGEDKPIKYPNMFHAADLLLINKIDLLPYLDFDLEKCKAYARQVKPDIQILEVSCKSGEGMEKWYAWLAQGANRKKT; from the coding sequence ATGTGCATCGACTGCGGCTGCGGCCCGACGGATCACCACCATCATCATCACGAACCCGGTCATGCCCAGGATCACGGCCATGACCACGGCCATTCCCACGACCAGGGACGACGCACCCTGCGTATCGAGGAGGACATCCTCGCCAAGAACAACCGCCTGGCCGGCAACAACCGCGCCCGGTTCGGCGCCAAGGGCCTGTTCGTGCTCAACCTGGTGAGTTCACCCGGCTCGGGCAAGACCTCGATTCTCGAACGCACCCTGCGCGACCTGGCAGGCAACATCGCTTTCGCGGTACTGGAGGGCGACCAGCAGACCGACCAGGACGCCGCACGCATCGCCGCCACCGGCGTGCCGGTGCACCAGATCAACACCGGCGCCGGCTGCCACCTCGACGCCCACATGGTCGGCCACGGCGTCGAGCACTTCGACCTCGACGCCACGGACATCCTCATGATCGAAAACGTCGGCAACCTGGTGTGCCCGGCGGCCTTCGACCTGGGCGAGGATCACAAGGTCGCGGTGCTCTCCGTCACCGAGGGCGAGGACAAGCCCATTAAGTATCCCAACATGTTCCACGCCGCCGACCTGCTGCTCATCAACAAAATCGACCTGCTGCCCTACCTCGATTTCGACCTGGAAAAGTGCAAAGCCTACGCCCGCCAGGTCAAGCCGGACATCCAAATTCTTGAAGTTTCGTGCAAGAGTGGTGAAGGGATGGAAAAGTGGTATGCGTGGTTGGCGCAGGGCGCGAACCGAAAAAAAACCTGA
- the hypE gene encoding hydrogenase expression/formation protein HypE: MTNNIILLGHGSGGKLSHQLLDDVIIPRLSGLPQREQNDAAVLSHGGRRLAFTTDSYVVDPIFFPGGDIGDLAVNGTVNDLAMSGARPLYLTVGLILEEGLPVADLERVLDSMKAAAAAAGVAIVAGDTKVVPRGKADKIFINTAGIGVFDHDLEILGSGARVGDQILVNGTIGDHGMAVLAGREGLDLHSDIQSDTAPLHELVADLIAGVGRDLHVLRDPTRGGVATTLKEIALQSNVDLTLEEPALPVGEAVRGACAILGLDPLYVANEGKLLALLAPEAAGRALDIMHRHPQGRHAAIIGEVTGASAGKVYLRTAIGGLRAIEMLAGEQLPRIC, encoded by the coding sequence ATGACAAACAATATCATCCTTTTGGGCCACGGTAGCGGCGGCAAGCTCAGCCATCAGTTGCTCGACGACGTTATCATTCCGCGCCTTTCGGGGCTGCCGCAGCGTGAGCAGAACGATGCGGCGGTGCTTAGCCACGGCGGGCGGCGACTGGCGTTCACTACCGATTCCTACGTGGTTGATCCGATCTTTTTTCCCGGCGGGGATATCGGCGATCTGGCGGTCAACGGCACGGTCAACGACCTGGCCATGAGCGGGGCGCGGCCCCTGTATCTGACCGTCGGGCTGATTCTTGAGGAGGGATTGCCGGTCGCTGATCTGGAACGGGTGCTTGACAGCATGAAGGCGGCGGCCGCCGCCGCTGGGGTGGCCATCGTCGCCGGGGACACCAAGGTGGTGCCGCGCGGCAAGGCCGACAAGATCTTCATCAACACCGCCGGTATCGGCGTGTTCGATCATGATTTGGAAATTCTCGGCAGCGGCGCGCGGGTCGGCGACCAGATCCTGGTCAACGGCACTATCGGCGATCACGGCATGGCGGTGCTCGCCGGGCGCGAGGGGTTGGATCTGCACAGCGACATCCAAAGCGACACCGCGCCCCTGCACGAGCTGGTGGCTGACCTCATCGCCGGCGTCGGCAGGGATCTGCATGTGCTGCGCGATCCGACGCGCGGCGGCGTGGCCACCACCCTCAAGGAAATCGCCCTGCAATCCAACGTCGATCTGACCCTGGAGGAACCCGCCCTGCCCGTCGGCGAAGCGGTGCGCGGCGCCTGCGCCATCCTCGGCCTCGATCCGCTCTATGTGGCCAACGAAGGGAAATTGCTCGCCCTGCTCGCCCCCGAGGCCGCCGGGAGAGCCCTAGACATCATGCACCGCCATCCCCAAGGCCGCCACGCCGCCATCATCGGCGAAGTCACCGGCGCCTCCGCGGGCAAGGTCTACCTGCGCACCGCCATCGGCGGCCTGCGCGCCATCGAAATGCTCGCCGGGGAGCAGTTGCCGCGTATCTGCTGA
- the hypD gene encoding hydrogenase formation protein HypD, whose protein sequence is MKYLDAFRDGAVARRMVEQLHARVADYAGQMTFMEVCGTHTMAIYQHGIRSLLPPQIRLISGPGCPVCVTPVDYVDHAVALSRLPEVVIATFGDMVRVPGSSSNLQHEQARGAEVRIVYSPLDALALAQKHPEKKIVFLGVGFETTAPTIAGAILAAQRQGLKNFFVLGANKTIPIPMAALAADPELQVSGYLCPAHVSAIIGPGAYAPLAEQLGVPCVITGFEPLDMLQGIAMLADQVLEGRPRVETQYSRIVRPEGNPRARDILAQVFAPCDVPWRGIGVIPGSGLCIRDEFAAFDAARRIAVEVEAPREHPGCLCGEILKGKVRPGDCPLFRNACTPENPVGACMVSSEGTCAAEYKYGI, encoded by the coding sequence ATGAAATACCTCGACGCCTTTCGCGACGGCGCGGTGGCGCGCCGGATGGTGGAACAATTGCACGCGCGGGTGGCCGATTACGCGGGCCAAATGACCTTCATGGAGGTGTGCGGCACCCACACCATGGCCATCTACCAGCACGGCATCCGCTCCCTGCTGCCGCCGCAGATCCGCCTGATCTCGGGGCCGGGCTGCCCGGTGTGCGTGACCCCGGTGGATTATGTGGACCATGCCGTCGCCCTGTCGCGCCTGCCGGAGGTGGTCATCGCCACTTTCGGCGACATGGTGCGCGTGCCCGGTTCCTCCAGCAATCTCCAGCACGAGCAGGCACGCGGCGCCGAGGTGCGTATCGTCTATTCGCCCCTGGACGCCCTGGCCCTGGCGCAAAAACATCCCGAGAAAAAAATCGTGTTTCTCGGCGTGGGCTTCGAGACCACCGCGCCGACCATCGCCGGGGCGATCCTCGCCGCGCAGCGCCAGGGACTGAAAAACTTTTTCGTCCTCGGGGCCAACAAGACCATCCCCATCCCCATGGCGGCCCTGGCCGCCGACCCCGAACTCCAGGTCAGCGGCTATCTGTGCCCGGCCCATGTGAGCGCCATCATCGGCCCCGGAGCCTACGCGCCCCTGGCCGAGCAGCTCGGCGTGCCCTGCGTCATCACCGGTTTCGAGCCCCTGGACATGCTGCAAGGCATCGCCATGCTGGCCGATCAGGTGCTGGAGGGCCGGCCGCGGGTGGAAACCCAGTACAGCCGCATCGTGCGCCCCGAGGGCAATCCCCGCGCGCGGGACATTCTCGCTCAGGTGTTCGCCCCCTGTGACGTGCCCTGGCGCGGCATCGGCGTGATTCCCGGCAGCGGCCTGTGCATCCGCGACGAATTCGCCGCCTTCGACGCCGCCCGCCGGATCGCCGTGGAGGTCGAGGCGCCCCGCGAACACCCGGGCTGCCTGTGCGGCGAAATCCTCAAGGGCAAGGTACGCCCCGGCGACTGCCCCCTGTTCCGCAACGCCTGCACCCCGGAAAATCCCGTGGGCGCCTGCATGGTGTCGAGCGAGGGGACCTGCGCGGCGGAGTATAAATATGGAATCTGA
- the hypA gene encoding hydrogenase maturation nickel metallochaperone HypA translates to MHELGITRSIVEIAEGHAREQGATRVLSLTVQIGALSGVIPEAVEFAFEACSQGTLLEGARLIIDAVPGRGRCRACGAESAMDRFTYACPHCDALALDTVQGEELRILELEVD, encoded by the coding sequence ATGCACGAACTGGGCATCACCCGCAGCATCGTCGAGATCGCCGAAGGCCACGCCCGCGAGCAGGGCGCGACGCGGGTGCTGTCTCTGACCGTGCAGATCGGCGCGCTCTCCGGCGTGATCCCCGAGGCGGTGGAATTCGCCTTCGAGGCCTGCTCCCAGGGCACTTTACTTGAAGGCGCGCGCCTGATCATCGACGCCGTACCCGGGCGCGGGCGCTGCCGCGCCTGCGGCGCCGAGAGCGCCATGGACCGCTTCACCTATGCTTGTCCTCATTGCGACGCCCTGGCTCTCGACACAGTGCAGGGCGAGGAACTGCGCATTCTCGAACTGGAGGTCGACTGA
- a CDS encoding Ni/Fe hydrogenase subunit alpha, with product MNIDIKHLARMEGHANLVVDTANGELKECRLEIVESPRFFEVMLKGRHYSDVAPIAARICGVCSVSHTLASLAATENALGVKVSAQTLGLRRLLSYGENLQSHLLHLYFMAVPDYLGVPSLLPLVKTRRKLVARALRLKKVANDLVRIVGGRPVHPVTPRVGGFSALPAAQDLKELRRRLVAALADLEETVAMFASFAVPEMARETEYLCLDAAEGYPSLAARMVSSDGIDAPVAEFPAIVQEYFKPYANAKFARASRDTLMVGPLARYRNAAAKLSPMAKKVAAALSLDPATTNPYHGNLARLTEVVHFFEEAIHLIDSLLLKGIRSESIWVPPGGGTGAGAVEAPRGTLFHAYAYDEQGRITAANCIIPTAQNLGNIEADLRALVPEILHLPKEEITTRLEMLIRAYDPCISCSTHLVKVEYL from the coding sequence ATGAACATCGACATCAAACACCTCGCCCGCATGGAAGGGCACGCCAATCTGGTGGTGGATACAGCCAACGGCGAACTCAAAGAGTGCCGTCTGGAAATCGTCGAATCACCCCGGTTTTTCGAGGTGATGCTCAAGGGCCGCCATTACAGCGACGTGGCGCCCATCGCGGCGCGCATCTGCGGGGTGTGTTCGGTGTCTCACACCCTGGCCTCCCTGGCGGCCACGGAAAATGCCCTGGGGGTCAAGGTATCCGCCCAGACTCTTGGGTTGCGGCGCCTGCTCAGCTACGGCGAAAATCTGCAAAGTCACCTGCTGCATCTCTATTTCATGGCGGTGCCCGATTATCTGGGTGTGCCGAGCCTGCTGCCCCTGGTCAAGACCCGGCGCAAACTGGTGGCGCGCGCTCTGCGCCTGAAAAAGGTCGCCAACGATCTGGTGCGCATCGTCGGCGGGCGTCCGGTGCATCCGGTAACCCCGCGCGTCGGTGGCTTTTCAGCCCTGCCGGCGGCCCAGGATCTCAAGGAGCTACGGCGGCGTCTGGTGGCGGCTTTGGCGGATCTCGAGGAAACCGTGGCCATGTTCGCCTCCTTTGCCGTGCCGGAGATGGCGCGCGAGACGGAATATTTGTGTCTCGATGCGGCCGAAGGTTATCCCAGCCTCGCCGCGCGCATGGTTTCCAGCGACGGCATCGACGCGCCGGTGGCGGAGTTCCCCGCTATCGTGCAGGAATATTTCAAGCCCTACGCCAACGCCAAGTTCGCCCGCGCCTCGCGCGACACCCTCATGGTCGGCCCCCTGGCGCGCTATCGCAACGCCGCCGCCAAGCTCTCGCCCATGGCCAAGAAGGTCGCCGCCGCCCTGAGCCTCGATCCCGCCACCACCAACCCCTATCACGGCAACCTGGCGCGCCTCACGGAAGTGGTGCATTTCTTCGAGGAGGCTATCCACCTCATCGACAGCCTGCTGCTCAAAGGTATCCGTAGCGAATCCATCTGGGTACCGCCCGGCGGCGGCACCGGGGCGGGGGCGGTGGAGGCGCCGCGCGGTACCCTGTTTCACGCCTACGCCTACGACGAGCAGGGTCGCATCACCGCAGCCAACTGCATCATCCCCACCGCCCAGAACCTCGGCAACATCGAGGCCGATCTGCGCGCCCTGGTCCCGGAAATTCTCCACCTGCCCAAGGAAGAAATTACCACCCGCCTGGAAATGCTCATCCGCGCCTACGATCCCTGCATCAGTTGCTCGACGCATCTGGTGAAGGTTGAGTATTTGTAA
- a CDS encoding rhomboid family intramembrane serine protease, protein MNDGSGRSTQSVSPRCSSKTESTFTFQVEAPVSSLLFIASSVLSLTLIFAPRNSTIGVLTVFGWGDGQLFWQGELWRLWINSLLHNNIFHYLFNIYWVLRFSPVLEALIGSRRYLVLLVTAAWVVGLAGNLTWEAGGIGLSGLVYFMFAYLDRLRPEHKAARRVCDGPTRVLFYSWLAIGPLITLAGLVAIGNVVHLAGLVFGLAAATTFRHTRSWAPPRRLVPAAVLLTVLLAGSAYLHRPTLNADWHYWKAYASTDLMVQLHHYQRVLELAPDNNAARYNLGLLHYEQGDFSGAEQYWLQIASREPANAEICRALFSLYARKGDADNMEFWARRFEHTKQAL, encoded by the coding sequence ATGAACGACGGTTCCGGTCGGTCAACGCAGTCCGTTTCTCCTCGGTGTTCCTCCAAAACCGAGTCGACTTTCACCTTTCAGGTGGAGGCGCCGGTTTCTTCGTTGCTTTTCATCGCTTCCTCGGTATTGAGTCTCACCCTGATTTTTGCGCCGCGCAACAGCACCATCGGCGTGTTGACTGTTTTTGGCTGGGGTGACGGACAGCTGTTCTGGCAGGGCGAGTTGTGGCGGTTGTGGATCAACAGCTTGCTGCACAACAACATCTTTCACTATCTCTTCAATATTTACTGGGTGCTGCGTTTTTCACCGGTGCTGGAAGCCCTGATCGGCTCGCGGCGCTATCTGGTGCTGCTGGTGACGGCGGCCTGGGTGGTGGGGCTGGCCGGGAATCTCACCTGGGAGGCGGGCGGCATCGGCCTCTCCGGGCTGGTGTATTTCATGTTCGCCTACCTCGATCGCCTGCGGCCCGAGCACAAGGCGGCGCGGCGGGTCTGCGACGGGCCGACGCGGGTGCTGTTCTACTCCTGGCTGGCCATCGGGCCGCTCATAACCCTGGCCGGGCTGGTCGCCATCGGCAACGTGGTGCATCTGGCCGGGCTGGTGTTCGGGCTGGCCGCCGCCACCACTTTCAGGCACACGCGGTCGTGGGCGCCGCCCCGGCGGCTGGTTCCGGCCGCGGTCCTGCTGACGGTGCTGCTGGCGGGCAGTGCCTACCTGCACCGCCCGACTCTCAATGCCGACTGGCATTACTGGAAGGCCTACGCCTCGACGGACCTCATGGTGCAGCTCCATCATTATCAGAGAGTTCTGGAACTCGCCCCGGACAACAACGCCGCCCGCTACAACCTCGGCCTGCTCCATTACGAGCAGGGTGATTTTTCCGGTGCCGAGCAATACTGGCTGCAAATCGCCTCCCGCGAACCCGCAAACGCCGAAATTTGCCGCGCCCTGTTCTCCCTCTACGCCCGCAAGGGCGACGCCGACAACATGGAATTCTGGGCCCGGCGCTTCGAGCATACCAAGCAGGCGCTTTAA
- a CDS encoding type II toxin-antitoxin system RelE/ParE family toxin, whose translation MRIQWTEGAERNLDAIAAYIAEDNPAAAAATVLRILRRVAAQLSAFPASGKPGRIPETRELVFPELPYIVVYTVVDEVVTILRVFHAARKID comes from the coding sequence GTGCGGATTCAGTGGACTGAAGGGGCGGAGCGCAATCTCGACGCCATCGCCGCGTATATCGCCGAGGACAACCCGGCGGCCGCGGCCGCCACGGTTTTGCGGATTCTGCGCCGGGTTGCCGCGCAACTGTCGGCTTTTCCCGCCAGCGGTAAGCCGGGCCGTATCCCTGAGACGCGTGAACTGGTCTTTCCCGAGTTGCCATACATCGTCGTCTATACCGTAGTGGATGAGGTCGTCACCATCCTGAGGGTGTTTCATGCGGCCCGCAAAATCGATTGA
- a CDS encoding hydrogenase maturation protease translates to MTIILGLGNPLMGDDGVGIVAVERLAALDLPPGVEVVDGGTGGLTLLHLMEGAARVIFVDAVDMGRAPGAIACFDLNRVDVAEQGALSLHETGLPQVLALGRELGVLPRVILYGVQPACVAPGTRLSPNVKDALPELVGRILREVGEHAILFPMQTEILEQLKAIPAGWQRRLYFMGVLGEVLAPAGVRPVIVGGNAVEFYTLGGYATADIDLVVAERAEVDRCLAAMGFTREGRHWFSEELDLAVEIPGSALAGDPERVTEVEIDGRLVYLIGLEDLIIDRLNALVHWRSARDGEWAEQMLALHFDEVDFDYLRRRAQGEGVGDALQAILNRMEP, encoded by the coding sequence ATGACGATTATTTTAGGCCTCGGCAACCCGCTTATGGGTGATGACGGGGTGGGGATTGTTGCGGTGGAGCGATTGGCGGCTCTGGACCTGCCGCCCGGCGTCGAGGTTGTCGATGGGGGGACCGGTGGTTTGACGTTGCTGCATCTTATGGAGGGGGCGGCGCGGGTGATTTTCGTGGATGCCGTGGATATGGGGCGGGCGCCCGGCGCCATCGCCTGCTTTGATTTGAATCGGGTGGATGTGGCTGAGCAGGGCGCTCTTTCCCTGCACGAAACCGGTCTGCCCCAGGTGTTGGCTTTGGGGCGGGAACTCGGCGTGCTGCCGCGGGTGATTCTCTACGGTGTGCAGCCTGCTTGTGTAGCGCCGGGGACGAGGTTGTCACCGAACGTGAAAGATGCCTTGCCGGAGTTGGTCGGGCGGATTTTGCGCGAGGTGGGGGAGCATGCTATCCTTTTTCCCATGCAAACTGAAATTCTTGAGCAATTAAAGGCAATTCCGGCAGGCTGGCAGCGCCGCCTCTATTTCATGGGCGTTCTGGGCGAGGTCCTGGCGCCCGCCGGGGTGCGGCCGGTCATCGTCGGCGGCAACGCGGTGGAGTTCTACACCCTGGGCGGTTATGCCACCGCCGATATCGATCTGGTGGTTGCCGAGCGGGCGGAGGTTGATCGCTGCCTGGCCGCCATGGGGTTCACCCGCGAAGGGCGGCATTGGTTCAGCGAAGAGTTGGACCTGGCTGTGGAAATTCCCGGCTCGGCCCTGGCCGGCGATCCGGAGCGGGTGACCGAGGTCGAAATCGACGGTCGGTTGGTTTACCTTATCGGTTTGGAGGATTTGATCATCGATCGGCTCAACGCCCTGGTCCACTGGCGCTCGGCGCGTGACGGCGAGTGGGCCGAGCAGATGCTGGCCCTGCATTTCGACGAGGTGGATTTTGACTATTTGCGGAGGCGGGCGCAAGGTGAAGGGGTGGGGGATGCCCTGCAAGCTATCCTGAATCGGATGGAGCCATGA
- a CDS encoding CopG family ribbon-helix-helix protein codes for MSQGQSTTKEQVSFRLPADTRERIERLARATRRSRTFVIEEAINRYLDLNEWQIAEIEQGLEEARTGKVVPHEEIVAKWEARRADSVD; via the coding sequence GTGAGTCAGGGACAATCCACCACCAAGGAGCAGGTCAGTTTCAGGTTGCCCGCCGATACCAGGGAGCGAATCGAACGCTTGGCCCGCGCGACTCGCCGCTCCCGAACCTTCGTTATCGAAGAAGCGATCAACCGCTATCTCGATCTGAACGAATGGCAGATTGCCGAAATCGAGCAGGGGCTGGAGGAGGCGCGGACGGGCAAAGTGGTTCCCCATGAGGAGATCGTCGCCAAGTGGGAGGCCCGGCGTGCGGATTCAGTGGACTGA